The Bradyrhizobium sp. WBAH42 genome includes a window with the following:
- a CDS encoding D-amino acid dehydrogenase yields MPHIAIIGAGITGVTTAYALLERGYRVTVLDRHRYAAMETSFANGGQLSASNAEVWNSAATILKGLRWMLRSDAPLLMNPKPSWHKYSWIGEFVGNIGRYRANTIETTRLAIEARKHLFSIAEREKIAFDLERRGILHVYHDKAGFETGLRVNTLLQQGGLDRRPVTTDEIRSLEPALQTACYGGFFTPSDATGDIHKFTRGLADACIRRGAAFIHEADVDAISRGDDGFRIGWREAASPDADIARRHELQANGIVICAGVASRHFAGMLNDRVNVYPVKGYSITVQLDAPQGRDAAPTVSLLDEAAKIVTSRLGADRFRVAGTAEFNGFNRDIRADRIQPLVDWVRQHFPGIDTSKVVPWAGLRPMMPNMMPVVRAGRIPGVFYNTGHGHLGWTLSAATAQMVAGAVDDWRDPDAPSMVPSGTGRTAISASC; encoded by the coding sequence ATGCCTCACATTGCGATCATTGGCGCCGGCATCACCGGCGTGACGACGGCCTATGCCCTGCTCGAACGTGGCTACCGGGTGACTGTACTCGACAGGCATCGCTACGCCGCGATGGAAACCTCGTTCGCCAATGGCGGACAGCTCTCCGCCAGCAACGCGGAAGTCTGGAACAGCGCCGCGACCATCCTCAAGGGGTTGCGCTGGATGCTTCGAAGCGACGCGCCGCTCCTGATGAATCCGAAGCCGAGCTGGCACAAATATTCCTGGATCGGCGAATTCGTCGGCAACATCGGCCGCTATCGCGCCAACACCATCGAGACCACGCGGCTCGCCATCGAGGCGCGCAAGCATCTGTTCTCGATCGCCGAGCGCGAGAAAATCGCCTTCGATCTCGAACGCCGCGGCATCCTGCATGTCTATCACGACAAGGCGGGTTTCGAAACGGGCCTGCGGGTCAACACGCTGCTGCAACAAGGCGGGCTCGACCGCCGGCCGGTGACGACGGACGAAATCCGCAGCCTCGAGCCTGCGCTGCAGACGGCCTGCTATGGCGGCTTCTTCACGCCATCGGATGCGACCGGCGATATCCACAAGTTCACCCGCGGGCTCGCCGACGCCTGCATCCGCCGCGGCGCGGCCTTCATCCACGAAGCCGATGTCGATGCGATCTCGCGCGGCGATGACGGCTTCCGCATCGGCTGGAGAGAAGCCGCTTCGCCCGATGCTGACATCGCGAGGCGGCACGAGTTACAGGCGAATGGAATCGTGATTTGCGCCGGCGTGGCGAGCCGCCACTTCGCCGGCATGCTCAACGATCGCGTCAACGTCTATCCGGTAAAGGGCTATTCGATCACCGTGCAGCTCGATGCCCCGCAAGGCCGGGACGCTGCACCGACCGTCAGCCTGCTCGATGAAGCTGCGAAGATCGTTACCAGCCGGCTCGGCGCCGACCGCTTCCGCGTCGCGGGCACCGCCGAGTTCAACGGCTTCAACCGCGATATTCGCGCCGACCGGATCCAGCCGCTGGTCGACTGGGTGCGGCAGCATTTCCCCGGCATCGATACCTCAAAGGTCGTGCCATGGGCGGGCTTGCGTCCGATGATGCCGAACATGATGCCGGTGGTGCGTGCCGGCCGGATCCCCGGCGTGTTCTACAATACGGGCCATGGTCATCTCGGCTGGACCCTGTCTGCCGCGACCGCACAGATGGTGGCAGGAGCGGTCGATGACTGGCGCGACCCCGACGCGCCTTCAATGGTCCCGTCCGGCACCGGGCGCACGGCGATCTCGGCGTCTTGCTGA
- a CDS encoding AraC family transcriptional regulator yields the protein MNEIDQPMSKDLQEEQEFWRHPRFRDLGLLKAKFTKHRYDRHTHPNYVIALITAGAERVKIGRETVVAPTGTLLVVNPEEWHDGESGCPDGWSYRTFYPQVEFLTHVAVELGRSESPIFRQSAIDDPQLRDAMALAHRLSRSDDILAAETAMLVSLRHLILRHTHPQSPPEFVEHSNARRRMAVYQELVEKRLCFSIDLQQLAAAAGVTRFQVIRDFKKVAGLTPAAFIRDRRLRRANALIEAGASLADAAVGAGFADQSHLSRIFRAAHGFTPGMLKRAVA from the coding sequence TTGAACGAGATTGACCAGCCGATGAGCAAGGACTTGCAAGAAGAGCAAGAGTTCTGGCGCCACCCGCGCTTCCGTGACCTGGGTCTCTTGAAGGCAAAGTTCACGAAGCACCGGTATGACCGCCATACTCATCCAAACTACGTCATTGCGCTAATCACCGCAGGCGCTGAACGCGTCAAAATTGGTCGAGAAACCGTCGTTGCACCAACGGGTACACTGCTCGTGGTCAACCCCGAGGAATGGCACGATGGGGAGTCTGGATGCCCCGATGGCTGGTCCTATCGCACCTTCTATCCTCAAGTAGAGTTCCTGACACACGTCGCGGTGGAGCTCGGCCGCAGCGAATCTCCTATATTTCGGCAGTCGGCGATAGACGATCCGCAACTGAGGGATGCGATGGCACTGGCTCATCGGTTGTCGCGGAGCGATGACATACTGGCGGCCGAGACGGCGATGCTGGTCTCCTTGCGCCATCTCATCTTGCGGCATACGCATCCGCAAAGCCCTCCGGAATTCGTCGAGCATTCAAATGCCCGGCGTCGAATGGCTGTCTACCAAGAGTTAGTCGAAAAAAGATTGTGTTTCAGTATTGATCTGCAACAACTTGCGGCGGCTGCCGGTGTTACTCGTTTTCAGGTCATTCGCGACTTCAAGAAGGTGGCTGGCCTTACCCCAGCCGCTTTCATTCGTGATCGCCGACTTCGGCGCGCAAACGCCTTGATTGAGGCTGGAGCAAGTCTGGCCGATGCGGCCGTCGGAGCCGGCTTCGCGGATCAAAGCCATCTCTCCAGAATATTTCGCGCCGCTCACGGATTTACGCCCGGGATGCTTAAGAGAGCGGTGGCCTGA
- a CDS encoding M20/M25/M40 family metallo-hydrolase — protein MLHNDPIAVISPEVIAWRHQIHANPELGFQENETARFVADQLRSFGLEVHERIAGTGVVGVLKNGSGKRAIGLRAELDALPIVERTGLPYASKRQGLMHACGHDGHTAMLLGSAKLLSENPNFLMALSTSSSNLRKRTTAGACV, from the coding sequence ATGCTGCATAATGACCCGATCGCGGTGATATCACCAGAGGTGATCGCCTGGCGGCATCAGATCCATGCCAATCCAGAACTTGGCTTCCAGGAGAATGAGACGGCGCGCTTCGTAGCTGATCAATTGCGAAGCTTTGGCCTTGAGGTGCATGAACGGATCGCCGGCACCGGCGTTGTTGGCGTGCTGAAGAACGGGAGTGGCAAGCGGGCCATCGGCCTGCGGGCCGAGCTGGACGCGCTGCCCATCGTCGAGCGAACCGGTCTCCCCTACGCCTCCAAACGTCAGGGTTTGATGCATGCCTGTGGACATGATGGCCACACGGCGATGCTACTTGGTTCCGCTAAGCTTCTGAGTGAGAATCCCAATTTTTTGATGGCACTGTCTACTTCGTCTTCCAACCTGCGGAAGAGAACGACGGCGGGAGCATGCGTATGA
- a CDS encoding M20/M25/M40 family metallo-hydrolase, with protein MRMIEDGVFERFPVEAMYAVHNWPGQKFGTIATRVGPQMAAVDNFGLVFSGFGADAAMPHLGDDPILAAGAFINAVQRIVSRSVDPQMPLVVSLTQVHGGNVGNIIPNEMRLQGKCRFFDPTLSAHCEKLLDQIALGIAASYGVHGKLDYRRGYPPVVNTAEAVALATATAARVVGQENTLIDFSPSLGCENFAFMIRAVGGSYAWIGSGEVGPGEGLHGDRYVFNDGIVPIVLRYWTELVARALPRTLDEALS; from the coding sequence ATGCGTATGATCGAGGATGGCGTCTTTGAAAGGTTCCCAGTCGAAGCCATGTATGCCGTACACAACTGGCCAGGCCAAAAATTCGGCACGATCGCCACTCGCGTCGGGCCCCAGATGGCGGCAGTCGACAATTTCGGTTTGGTTTTCTCGGGGTTCGGCGCCGATGCGGCCATGCCGCATTTGGGCGATGATCCTATTCTTGCGGCCGGGGCATTTATCAACGCGGTGCAACGCATTGTCAGCCGTTCGGTCGACCCGCAAATGCCCCTCGTTGTCAGCCTTACCCAAGTCCACGGCGGGAATGTCGGCAACATCATTCCCAACGAGATGAGGCTCCAAGGGAAATGCCGCTTCTTCGACCCGACCCTTTCGGCGCATTGCGAGAAGTTGTTGGATCAGATTGCTCTAGGCATCGCCGCTTCGTACGGCGTCCATGGAAAGCTCGACTATAGGAGGGGCTATCCTCCCGTGGTGAACACGGCAGAGGCCGTAGCGCTAGCGACAGCGACCGCCGCTCGGGTCGTGGGTCAAGAAAATACCTTAATTGATTTCAGCCCCAGCCTCGGCTGCGAGAATTTCGCTTTCATGATTAGGGCGGTCGGCGGCTCCTATGCGTGGATCGGCTCGGGCGAGGTTGGCCCCGGCGAAGGGCTTCATGGCGATCGATACGTCTTCAATGACGGCATCGTGCCGATCGTATTGCGGTACTGGACTGAACTTGTTGCTCGGGCGCTGCCTCGTACCCTAGATGAGGCCCTTTCATGA
- a CDS encoding aminotransferase class I/II-fold pyridoxal phosphate-dependent enzyme has translation MMIDAAGRKIISERRGGRIIVNGADTVMLGSNDYLGLSLDERVLAATSEAIKLYGTGTGVYPAFATTVLHEELRQTLASFLQVEDVLLFSSGGCANAGVLTTLAEAGDVIISDRLNHASIIDGCRLSRADVLPYKNRDINDLEVVLRKTTKARRRLIVTDGVFSMEGGAAPLQEIYALALRYDAQLMVDEAHALGVVGPNGRGTAPFRGLPNGSMGLVLTGSFSKALGGASGGFVAGSNDVVSRLRAHSRSFIFTMGMTTANAAAALAALKICQSDPALLDRLSANLAYLRASFHSHDLPFLDSDSAITALMIGGEDRARRISSTLSGKGVYAPAMTYPVVAEGRARLRIQVSAAHAVADLDHAALLIADLLNGSA, from the coding sequence ATGATGATCGATGCAGCAGGCAGAAAGATCATCAGCGAACGTCGCGGCGGTAGGATCATCGTCAATGGCGCCGACACGGTCATGCTCGGTTCCAATGACTATCTCGGTCTTTCCCTTGATGAGCGAGTCCTCGCTGCGACGAGCGAGGCGATTAAGCTTTATGGGACCGGGACTGGAGTCTATCCCGCTTTTGCGACGACGGTCCTTCATGAGGAGTTGCGCCAAACTCTCGCGTCCTTCCTCCAAGTGGAAGATGTTCTCCTATTTTCGTCAGGCGGCTGCGCCAACGCCGGCGTCCTGACCACGCTCGCCGAAGCGGGCGACGTCATTATCTCCGACCGATTGAACCACGCTAGTATTATCGATGGGTGCCGACTCAGCCGCGCCGACGTGCTTCCCTACAAGAATCGAGACATTAACGACCTCGAGGTCGTGTTGCGGAAGACTACCAAGGCGCGCCGCCGGCTTATCGTCACGGATGGCGTTTTCAGTATGGAAGGAGGCGCCGCTCCGCTGCAAGAGATCTATGCGCTCGCGTTGCGATACGATGCTCAACTGATGGTCGACGAGGCACATGCGCTAGGTGTTGTCGGGCCGAATGGCCGGGGGACGGCGCCCTTCCGTGGCCTACCCAACGGTTCTATGGGGCTCGTGTTGACCGGTTCATTCTCAAAGGCGCTGGGCGGCGCCAGCGGAGGCTTCGTCGCCGGCTCGAACGATGTCGTTTCTCGGCTCAGGGCTCATAGCCGAAGCTTTATCTTCACCATGGGCATGACGACAGCAAATGCTGCAGCAGCACTCGCCGCACTCAAAATCTGCCAATCTGATCCCGCGCTCCTAGATCGCCTGTCGGCCAACCTCGCTTATCTGCGGGCCAGCTTCCACTCTCATGACCTGCCGTTTCTGGACAGCGACAGCGCAATCACCGCTTTAATGATCGGGGGCGAGGATCGAGCTCGGCGGATTTCCTCTACACTTAGTGGCAAAGGCGTCTATGCGCCGGCGATGACATATCCCGTAGTCGCGGAAGGTCGAGCTCGCCTTCGAATTCAGGTGAGCGCCGCCCATGCTGTAGCAGATCTTGATCACGCCGCCCTTCTGATTGCCGACCTGCTGAACGGTTCAGCCTAG
- a CDS encoding cupin domain-containing protein yields the protein MSDHTPPFTLVNSHQRRTFWIGGQRQSIIAGEAETNGRYTLSHSLIEKGAGASEHAHGAEAEAFYILRGELEFTIAGQKKQLRRGDFLHVEPGLAYSFDPVGAESAEVLVIYAPAGLERFIAEVGIADSNDVLASREAALRSVQDVTSMKEAATSYGLRYPPRAGS from the coding sequence ATGAGCGATCACACGCCGCCGTTTACTCTCGTTAACTCGCATCAACGCCGGACGTTTTGGATCGGTGGCCAGCGGCAATCAATAATCGCGGGTGAGGCCGAAACCAACGGCCGCTACACATTGTCTCATTCCCTCATTGAAAAGGGAGCGGGTGCCTCCGAGCATGCTCATGGCGCTGAGGCGGAGGCCTTCTATATCCTCCGTGGCGAGTTGGAGTTCACGATAGCGGGACAGAAGAAGCAATTGCGCCGCGGCGATTTTCTGCATGTCGAGCCTGGGCTTGCCTATAGCTTTGATCCTGTAGGCGCTGAAAGTGCCGAAGTCTTGGTGATCTATGCGCCAGCCGGACTGGAACGTTTCATCGCGGAGGTTGGAATCGCTGATTCCAACGATGTATTGGCTTCCCGCGAGGCTGCTCTCCGTTCGGTTCAGGACGTGACCAGCATGAAGGAAGCCGCAACTTCGTACGGCCTTCGCTATCCGCCGAGGGCGGGCTCGTAG
- a CDS encoding DUF3100 domain-containing protein encodes MDDWDQHGKSPSATLCRTSKKARSIQDGAIHFSSYFPTVVIGLEAITHQLQEGVMEMKLAALPRVAQSLDLVKLLVFAAICVAMAELAGPVTIPLGGAYRITLLPFLWAMLIGVVWGIASPRLPGALRLDMNLQRLASLGLQLALLLFIAKLGLLVGGSLPRILDAGWALMFQEFGHFFGTAMVGLPIALLLGIKREAIGATFSVGREPSLAIIGERYGMDSPEGRGVLAEYITGTVFGTIFISLFASLVTSLGIFHPRALAMGAGMGSGSLMAAAASAISAQQSPEIAKEVAAFAAASNLITTTIGTYFTLFLSLPFTVWAYAVLEPIFRRGACKPVVETYSDGLSDAVGRLQDEQKLSNAQIVLVWVGVGLIALAANYLAFRTLPDYSTVAGLAVILSCVAVGYVMYRAAGGVFPAVLSVSLLAMVLTFPTTPYAADVAAVTNRINFLALATPVIALAGLSISKDLPAFRKLGWRIVVVSLAANAGTFVGGAFVAQIFMGGHP; translated from the coding sequence TTGGATGATTGGGACCAGCACGGCAAATCGCCATCTGCAACTTTGTGCCGGACGTCAAAAAAGGCCCGTTCGATCCAAGACGGTGCGATCCACTTCTCTAGTTATTTCCCGACTGTGGTGATTGGCCTGGAGGCAATCACTCACCAACTACAGGAGGGAGTGATGGAGATGAAGCTCGCGGCTTTGCCGCGTGTTGCGCAATCGCTGGATCTGGTCAAGCTCTTAGTGTTTGCAGCAATTTGCGTCGCGATGGCTGAATTGGCGGGGCCGGTGACGATTCCGCTCGGCGGCGCGTACCGGATTACATTGTTGCCGTTCCTGTGGGCGATGCTGATCGGAGTGGTCTGGGGCATCGCATCGCCGCGACTTCCGGGTGCCCTGAGATTAGATATGAATTTGCAGCGGCTTGCGAGCCTCGGGCTTCAGCTTGCTCTATTGCTATTCATTGCGAAGCTCGGTTTGCTAGTCGGTGGCTCATTGCCGAGAATCCTTGATGCAGGATGGGCGCTGATGTTCCAGGAGTTTGGCCATTTCTTCGGTACGGCAATGGTCGGGCTGCCGATCGCGCTGCTGCTTGGTATCAAACGCGAAGCGATTGGTGCAACGTTTTCGGTCGGGCGCGAGCCGAGCTTAGCCATTATCGGCGAACGTTACGGGATGGACAGCCCCGAAGGCCGCGGAGTGCTGGCCGAGTATATCACAGGCACTGTATTTGGAACGATCTTCATCTCTCTATTTGCCTCGCTCGTAACTAGCTTAGGCATCTTTCACCCTCGCGCTCTGGCAATGGGCGCCGGTATGGGGTCGGGTAGCTTGATGGCAGCAGCAGCAAGCGCAATCTCGGCTCAGCAGAGTCCCGAAATAGCCAAGGAAGTGGCTGCCTTCGCGGCAGCCAGCAATCTAATCACGACCACGATCGGGACCTATTTCACACTCTTCCTTTCCCTTCCTTTCACGGTTTGGGCCTATGCGGTCTTGGAGCCGATCTTCCGGCGCGGCGCTTGCAAGCCAGTAGTGGAAACCTATTCGGATGGGCTCTCGGACGCTGTCGGTCGTTTGCAGGACGAACAAAAGCTTTCGAATGCTCAAATAGTGCTGGTTTGGGTCGGAGTTGGCTTGATCGCCCTTGCAGCGAACTACCTCGCTTTCAGGACATTGCCCGACTATTCCACCGTGGCAGGTCTTGCGGTTATTCTCAGCTGTGTCGCAGTCGGATACGTAATGTACAGGGCCGCGGGGGGAGTGTTCCCTGCCGTACTCTCGGTGTCTCTCCTAGCAATGGTATTGACGTTTCCGACGACGCCTTACGCCGCCGACGTCGCCGCTGTCACCAATCGCATCAATTTTCTGGCACTGGCGACACCCGTTATCGCGCTCGCCGGCCTGTCGATTTCAAAGGATCTTCCAGCATTCCGCAAGCTCGGCTGGCGTATCGTGGTCGTCTCGCTGGCGGCGAACGCTGGCACGTTTGTTGGCGGCGCCTTCGTCGCGCAGATCTTCATGGGAGGCCACCCCTAG
- a CDS encoding AraC family transcriptional regulator, which yields MVAPKSASEPRTTLSVLPSKVGRIEFIKGGQHCWRFRPHFHAGDEIVHLLAGRARLYLRDKFYEVSAGDTVVVPAGFVHRFAPVDEEGWSFISEFAVQSPSPRLGYLPDDRSSLAAQAASILARRKTLQSDLDEIAAACSISPRYLSRRFRKEVGTSVHNFHSLLAIHRAKTLLRGQASLVEAALDAGFYDQAHLTREFVRTFGMTPGTFRSAWRAAA from the coding sequence GTGGTAGCGCCCAAGTCCGCATCAGAACCGCGAACGACGCTGTCCGTACTGCCGTCGAAAGTCGGTCGCATTGAATTTATCAAAGGAGGTCAGCATTGCTGGCGATTTCGGCCGCATTTCCATGCCGGCGACGAGATCGTGCATCTCCTAGCAGGACGAGCGCGGCTGTATCTGCGAGACAAATTCTATGAAGTGTCAGCTGGCGACACCGTTGTGGTTCCGGCCGGATTTGTTCATCGATTTGCGCCAGTCGATGAGGAGGGCTGGTCGTTCATATCGGAATTTGCAGTGCAATCACCTTCACCAAGGTTAGGCTATCTCCCAGACGACCGCTCCTCGCTTGCAGCGCAAGCTGCGTCGATTCTCGCGCGTCGAAAAACGCTCCAATCCGATCTAGATGAGATTGCGGCCGCTTGCTCCATCTCGCCACGCTATTTGTCGCGGCGGTTCCGCAAGGAGGTCGGTACGAGCGTCCACAATTTTCATTCTCTCTTGGCAATCCATCGTGCCAAAACGCTGCTGCGGGGCCAAGCGTCGCTAGTAGAAGCCGCATTAGACGCCGGATTTTACGATCAAGCGCACCTGACACGCGAATTCGTGCGCACATTTGGTATGACTCCTGGCACCTTTCGGTCTGCTTGGCGCGCTGCAGCTTAG